DNA from Paraburkholderia sp. ZP32-5:
GGCTCGTCAACTGATCGACGGAGCCCTGATCGACATTGATGGTTTCTTTAGCGGTGGCGCTTTTGCGGAGGGCGTCGGCTACGGCTTGCTGGCTGGCGGGGCTGTTGGCATTCGTCGTCGGTCCTTGACTCGCGCAGGCGGCGAGTGTCAGGACCAACAACGCACTTAAGATAAATCGCATGAACGTCTCGGCTTCCACAAGGGCTGGAATTTGCAGCCGATAGTACGAAACGGCATCGTTTCCGTCAATTGGAAAATCGAGAAAAAAATCAACCAAATCTTGGGCTTGGCGAATTTTTCCGATTCATCGCGTGAGGAACGGCCGAATGCGTCACTTCAACGGAAGCGATTTTTCCATTCGCGCATCAGCGTAAAGGCCGTCAGACGATCAGGCACCGTTTCGTGCAACTGCTCGCGCAAGCTCGCCTGTACCTCCGGTTCGCCGGCGCGCAGGAACGGATTCACCGCGCGCTCGTGGGCGATCGTGGTCGGCAGCGTCGGCACGTGGCGCGCGCGCAGATCGGTCGCCGTGTCACGCCAGGCTTGCAGCTCGGCGTTGTGCGGCTCGCAGGCAAGCGCGAAACGGATGTTCGACAGCGTGTACTCGTGCGCGCAATGCACTTCGGTCGCGCCGGGCAGCGCGGCGAGCGCATCGAGCGACGTGAGCATCTGCTCCGGCGTGCCCTCGAACAGCCGGCCGCAGCCGCAGGCGAACAGCGTGTCGCCGCAAAACACGTGCGGCGTGCCACGCGGGTCCGCCGCCTGGAAATAGGCGATGTGCCCGCTCGTGTGACCGGGCACGTCGAGCACGCTGAATTCGAGCGCGGGCGCCGCGATCGTCACGCGATCGCCGTTTTCCAGACGATGCGTGACACGCTCGATCGCTTCTCCGGCGGGCCCGTAGACCGGTACGGGCTGGCCATTCAGCAGATCGGCCAATCCACCGACGTGGTCTTGATGATGGTGCGTGAGTAAAATAGCGCTCAACCGCAATCCTCGTTGAGCCAGATAGGCGCGCACAGGGGCGGCATCGCCCGGATCGACGACGACCGCGTGGTGTCCGTCGGCAATGACCCAGATGTAATTGTCTTCAAACGCCGGGACCGGTACGTACTCGAGCGCATTCATAGGCGACGCATTCTTGATATGACTGACCGAGCGATTATAGACTGGCCCGCCTGGACGGACTCACCGCCCGGCCGCTACGTGCTCGACTGGGAGCAGACCCAGCTCGATCGCGTGGTGTCGGACGTGTTCGGCTATCACGCGTTGCAACTCGGGCTGCCGCAACTCGACGCACTGCGCGAAAACCGTATGCCGTGTCGCGGCCTCGTGCTCGATGCCGCGAGCGGAACCAGCGCGCCGTACACGTATCCTCGCGCCGCGCGCCCGGCCGGCGTTGGCGGCGACCCACAAGGCGCCGCCGGCTTGCACGCGCCGGGCGGACGCAGCGCGGTCTGGTGCGATCTGCTCGACCTGCCGTTCGAAGCGCAGAGCGTCGATCTGATCGTGATGCCGCACACGCTGGAATTCACCAGCGACCCGCATCGGCTGCTACGCGAAGCCGAGCGCGTGCTGATGCCAGAAGGGCAACTGATCATCCTCGGCTTCAATTCGTTGTCGCTGTGGGGCGTGCGGCAATCGATGGGCAAAATGGCAGGCCGCCCGTTCGTGCCCGCCGCCGTCGACCTGATCGCGTTCACGCGCCTGAAGGACTGGATCAAACTGTTAGGCTTCGACCTTGAACGCGGACGCTTTGGCTGCTATCGTCCGCCGCTCGCGAGCGATCAGTGGCTCTCGCGCTACGGCTTCATGGAAGCCGCCGGCGACCGCTGGTGGCCGATTTTCGGCGCAACCTACATGATCAAGGCGATCAAGCGCGTGCGCGGCATGCGCCTCGTCGGGCCGCTCAAGGTAAAAAAACCCGTGCTCGCCACGGGCCTCGCGCCAGCTGCCACACCGAATACACGCAATCACATCGAATGACTCCCGATCACATCGACATTTATACCGACGGCGCCTGCAAGGGCAATCCCGGCCCGGGCGGCTGGGGCGCGCTGCTGCGCTTCGGCGGCCAGGAAAAAGAACTGTTCGGCGGCGAAGCCAACACGACCAACAACCGGATGGAACTGATGGGCGTCATCGCCGCGCTCGAGGCGCTGAAGCGGCCATGCAACGTGATCGTCCATACCGATTCGCAGTACGTGCAGAAAGGCATCAGCGAGTGGATCCACGGCTGGAAGAAGAAAGGCTGGATCACCGCGGCGAAGCAGCCGGTGAAGAACTCTGATTTGTGGAAGCGGCTCGATGCGCTCGTCGCGCAACATGAAGTCGAATGGCGCTGGGTGCGCGGCCATAATGGGCATCCGGAAAACGAGCGCGCCGATCAGCTCGCCAATCGCGGTGTCGCGTCGCTCGCGCAGATGTAGCCAGCTGGCGGATTGCGGCGACAACGTACGTCGCAATCGGCGCCTTCTCTTTTTTGCTGCAATTTTCTCGAAGCAGGCTAATCCGACATGCGTCAACTCATCCTCGATACCGAAACGACCGGCCTTAACGCCCGCGGCGGCGACCGGATTCTCGAACTCGGTTGCGTCGAGCTGGTGAACCGCCGGCTCACCGGCAATAACCTGCACTTCTATATCAATCCCGAACGCGACAGCGATCCGGGCGCGCTTGCCGTGCACGGACTGACCACCGAGTTTTTGAGCGACAAACCGAAGTTCGGCGAGATCATCGACCAGTTTCGCGACTTCATCCAGGGCGCGGATCTGATCATTCACAACGCGCCGTTCGACATCGGCTTTCTCGACGTCGAGTTTGCGATGCTTGGACTGCCGCCGGTGAGCAAGCACTGCGGCGAGATCATCGACACGCTCGCGCAAGCGAAGCAGATGTTCCCCGGCAAACGCAATTCACTCGATGCGTTGTGCGACCGCTTCGGCATCAGCAACGCACACCGCACGCTGCACGGCGCGCTGCTCGACTCGGAACTGCTCGCGGAAGTCTATCTGGCGATGACGCGCGGCCAGGAAAGCCTCGTCATCGATATGCTTGGCGACGCGCAGACCAGCACCGATACTCATGCGCCGCGCGTCGCGTTGGAGTCGCTGGAACTGCTCGTGATCGCCGCGAATGTTGATGAAATCGCCGCGCACGAAGCAGTGCTCGACGACCTCGACAAAGCGAACAAAGGTGCAAGCGTGTGGCGCTTCGAACCGGCTCCGGCAACCGATGAGCAAACTACTTAAAAAGTCCTGGACGAACCTGTAAAAGCCTGACATAATCTCAATCTCTTCGGGTGGTTAGCTCAGCGGTAGAGCACTGCCTTCACACGGCAGGGGTCACTGGTTCGATCCCAGTACTACCCACCAGATTCTTGGTGTGTCGATCACCGAAGACTAAAGGGCTTACGCAGCAGTGCGTAGGCCCTTTTTCTATTTCCGCAGCGCGCGGCAGTGAAGCTGTCTTTCCGACCCGCGACGCTCTCCGACACCGCGAACTCGTAGGTTTGCGAGCGCCCTGCACTGCTGATATATTCGGCTTCTGGGCATTCGTCCCACCCGGCTTGGTCCGGTTTCTCCACCTCAAACCATCACAGGGAGGCGTCACATGTTCGCAGTGCATCGCGCGCTTCCTTGCAGGGTCCCGCGACCGTCGGCCTGCCCGACACGGCAGATGCGGCCTTAACGTCGCAGTGTCGTCGCCGATGCGGGTCTGCCTCGAGAGAGCGCGCTGCATCCATTTCCGACAGTCTGTCTTGCAGTTATCGCTGCACCTTGTCGTGCGCCTGGCGCCACGCAATCCGGCATCGATACGCCGACTGTCTCTCTTTCGCTTCTGACTGGAACCTCGGTGCGCTTGCGCGTCACCGGGTTGTAGCAAATGGCCATCAAGAAAAAACTCGACTTTCGCGGACAAGCCTTCAAGGACGTCCTCGGCTTCACCTTCCGTCACTGGGCGCGGCAACCGTGGTGCATCGTCGCGATCGTGGCGCTCGCGCTGTGCGCCGCGTTCGCGGACATCCTGACACCGATGTTCGCCGGGCGCCTCGTCGACGCGATCGCGTCCGGACCGGCATCGTCCGGGCGCACGTGGCACCACGCGCTCGAAGCTTTCGGCACGCTCGCCGCGCTCGGTGTGACCGCGACGTTGCTGCGCCAGGGCGTCTACTTCAACATCATCCGCTTCACGCTGAAGATGATGAGCGAGATCGCCGCGAGCGCGTTTCATCGCGTACAGCGCTTTTCGACCGACTGGCACGCCAACAGCTTCGCCGGTTCCACGGTGCGCAAAATCACGCGCGGCATGTGGGCGCTCGACCTGCTCAACGACACGCTGCTGATCGCACTGCTGCCGTCGCTCGTGATGCTCGTCGGCGCGACTGCGCTGCTGGGCTGGCGTTGGCCGATGATGGGCGTCGTCGTTGGCACGGGCTCGATGCTGTATATCGTCGTGACGGTCGCCGTGTCGCTCGGCTTCGTCGCGCCGGCCGCGCGCCTCGCGAACGCGTGGGACACGCGCATGGGCGGCGCGCTGGCCGACGCGGTCAGCTGCAATGGCGTCGTCAAGGCCTTCGGTGCCGAAGTGCGCGAAGAAGCACGGCTTGCGCACGTGATCGGCAAATGGCGGCGCCGCACCCGCCGCATGTGGGCGCGCGGCACGCTCAATGGCGGCTTGCAGGGCGGCATGATGGCCGCGATCCAGGCGGCCATTCTCGGTGTGGCGCTGCTGCTGTGGAAGCGCGGTGAAGCGAGCGTCGGCGACATCACGTTCGCGTTGACGATGTTCTTCATGCTGCAAGGCTATCTGCGCGACATCGGCATGCACATCCGCAATCTGCAGCGCTCGGTCAACGACATGGAGGAACTCGTGTCGCTCGAAAGTCAGTCGCTCGGCATCGAGGACCGCGCCGGCGCCCGACCCATTGCGATCAGCAACGGCGAGATCCGCTTCGAGCACGTGTCGTTTCACTATGGCGC
Protein-coding regions in this window:
- the dnaQ gene encoding DNA polymerase III subunit epsilon, whose protein sequence is MRQLILDTETTGLNARGGDRILELGCVELVNRRLTGNNLHFYINPERDSDPGALAVHGLTTEFLSDKPKFGEIIDQFRDFIQGADLIIHNAPFDIGFLDVEFAMLGLPPVSKHCGEIIDTLAQAKQMFPGKRNSLDALCDRFGISNAHRTLHGALLDSELLAEVYLAMTRGQESLVIDMLGDAQTSTDTHAPRVALESLELLVIAANVDEIAAHEAVLDDLDKANKGASVWRFEPAPATDEQTT
- the gloB gene encoding hydroxyacylglutathione hydrolase, whose amino-acid sequence is MNALEYVPVPAFEDNYIWVIADGHHAVVVDPGDAAPVRAYLAQRGLRLSAILLTHHHQDHVGGLADLLNGQPVPVYGPAGEAIERVTHRLENGDRVTIAAPALEFSVLDVPGHTSGHIAYFQAADPRGTPHVFCGDTLFACGCGRLFEGTPEQMLTSLDALAALPGATEVHCAHEYTLSNIRFALACEPHNAELQAWRDTATDLRARHVPTLPTTIAHERAVNPFLRAGEPEVQASLREQLHETVPDRLTAFTLMREWKNRFR
- a CDS encoding ABC transporter ATP-binding protein encodes the protein MAIKKKLDFRGQAFKDVLGFTFRHWARQPWCIVAIVALALCAAFADILTPMFAGRLVDAIASGPASSGRTWHHALEAFGTLAALGVTATLLRQGVYFNIIRFTLKMMSEIAASAFHRVQRFSTDWHANSFAGSTVRKITRGMWALDLLNDTLLIALLPSLVMLVGATALLGWRWPMMGVVVGTGSMLYIVVTVAVSLGFVAPAARLANAWDTRMGGALADAVSCNGVVKAFGAEVREEARLAHVIGKWRRRTRRMWARGTLNGGLQGGMMAAIQAAILGVALLLWKRGEASVGDITFALTMFFMLQGYLRDIGMHIRNLQRSVNDMEELVSLESQSLGIEDRAGARPIAISNGEIRFEHVSFHYGAHSRPLYDDFSVRIAPGERVGLVGHSGSGKTTFIKLIQRLHDISGGRITIDGQDIAQVRQASLRSQIAIVQQEPVLFHRSLAENIAYSRPGASRADIERAARLASAHDFIVALPNGYDTLVGERGIKLSGGERQRVAIARAFLADAPILILDEATSSLDSESEVLIQRAMERLMQGRTTLVVAHRLSTVRALDRLLVLDKGKVIEEGSHDALIRRDNGLYRRLFERQALELIKGLGEQDLVRETASIKPDQVDDSGLLVG
- a CDS encoding class I SAM-dependent methyltransferase, which gives rise to MTDRAIIDWPAWTDSPPGRYVLDWEQTQLDRVVSDVFGYHALQLGLPQLDALRENRMPCRGLVLDAASGTSAPYTYPRAARPAGVGGDPQGAAGLHAPGGRSAVWCDLLDLPFEAQSVDLIVMPHTLEFTSDPHRLLREAERVLMPEGQLIILGFNSLSLWGVRQSMGKMAGRPFVPAAVDLIAFTRLKDWIKLLGFDLERGRFGCYRPPLASDQWLSRYGFMEAAGDRWWPIFGATYMIKAIKRVRGMRLVGPLKVKKPVLATGLAPAATPNTRNHIE
- the rnhA gene encoding ribonuclease HI — encoded protein: MTPDHIDIYTDGACKGNPGPGGWGALLRFGGQEKELFGGEANTTNNRMELMGVIAALEALKRPCNVIVHTDSQYVQKGISEWIHGWKKKGWITAAKQPVKNSDLWKRLDALVAQHEVEWRWVRGHNGHPENERADQLANRGVASLAQM